A region of the Sphingomonas sp. S2-65 genome:
TGCTCGCGCATGCCGATGCGCGGCGCATCCTGTTCCTGGTCGATCGCAACAATCTCGGGCGGCAGACGCTCAAGGAGTTCCAGACCTTTCGCCCGCCGGGCACCGGGCGGCTGTTTACCGAACTCTACAACGTCCAGCGGCTCGGTCCCGCGGGACTCGATGCCCCCGCCAAGGTCGTCATCTCGACTATCCAGCGCGTCTTTGCGCAGCTGACCGGCACCGACCTGTCCGAGGAGGACGAGGAAGCCAGCGATTTCGAACGCCGCTGGACCGCGCCGCCTAAGACCGTGACCTACAGCGCCACGCTCCCGCCCGAGACGTTCGACATCGTCGTGGTCGATGAATGTCACCGCTCGATCTATGGCAGCTGGCGCCAATTGCTCGACTATTTCGATGCGCAGATCATCGGGCTGACCGCCACGCCCACCGTGCAGACCGCCGCGTTCTTCGATGAGAATATCGTGGCCGACTACCCATATGAAAAATCGATCGCCGACGGCGTCAACGTGCCGTTCGACATCTACCGCATCAGGACCCAGATCGGCGAACATGGCGGGCGCGTCGAGAAGGGCTACACGCTCCCCGTCCGCGATCGTCATACCCGTGCCCAGACCTATCGCCTGCTCGACGACGACCTGACCTATACGCCGCAGGATCTCGATCGCAGCGTGATCGCGCAGAACCAGATCCGCACCGTGCTGGAGGCGTATCGCGACACGCTGTTCACCGAACTCTTCCCCGGCCGCACCGAAGTCCCCAAGACGCTGATCTTCGCGAAGGACGACAACCACGCCGAGGAGATCGTCCGCACCGTCCGCGAAGTGTTCGACCAGGGCAATGATTTCGCCAAGAAGATCACCTACAAGGTCGGCGCGAAATATGCCGAGACGGTGATTGCCGAGTTCCGCAACGCCTACAACCCGCGCATCGCCGTCACCGTCGACATGATCGCCACCGGCACCGACGTGAAGGCGATCGAGGCGCTGATCTTTCTGCGCGACGTGCGCTCGGCGGTGTATTTCGAGCAGATGCGCGGGCGCGGCGTGCGGACGATCGATTCAGCGACGCTCGCCACGATCACGCCCGACGCGCGCGTCAAGGACCGGTTCGTGCTGATCGACGCGGTCGGCGTCACCGACAGCCTGAAGACGCAGGCGATCCCGCTGGAACGCGAGCACGGTGTCGCATTCGACAAGCTTCTCGAACAGATCGCCAGCGGCCGCAGCGACGAGGATGCCGTCGCCACGCTGGCCGGTCGCCTCGCCAGGCTCAACCGCAAGCTCGACGATGCGGGCAAGGCACGGATCGAGGCGATCGCCGGCAAGCCCCTGACGGCGCTGGCGGGGGAGCTGGTCGATTCGATCAATGCCGACGCCATCGAGGATGCCGCGCGCCAGCGGCACGGCGCCACCGTGACCGACGCCGAGATCGAGGCCGTCGCCACCGAACGGCGCGAGGCGGCGCTGGCCGCCTATAACAACCCGGCGCTGCGCCGCGTGCTGATCGAGCTGAAAAAGGCGTCGGAGGTGATCATCGACGACATCAGCCGCGACGTCGTCATCTCGTCCGCGTGGGACGCGGGGCAGGCGACGACGATGACGACCGATTTCGGCCGCTTCCTCGACGAACACCGCAATGAACTGACCGCGCTGCGCATCCTCTACGGCCTGCCCGCCGCGACGAAGCGGCTGACCTATGACAGCCTGGTGGATCTGCGCGTCGCGATGATGCGGCCGCCCTGGCTGCTCGAGCCGCTCGCGCTGTGGAGCGCCTATCGCCGTCTGAGCGCCGACAAGGTGCGCGCCAACCCGGCAAAGACGCTGACCGACATCGTCGCGCTGGTGCGCTTCGCCATGGGGACGAGCGAGACGCTGATACCGCTGTCCTCGGACATGGCGGGCCGGTTCAACCTGTGGCTGGGCCGCGAACAGCGCGCCGGGCGCATCTATACGCAGGAGCAGCTCGGCTGGCTGGAGGCGATCCGCGACTATCTCGCCGCCAACATCGAGCTGACCACGGCCGACATCCAGGACCAGTTCGGCGCACGCGGCGGCATCCTCGGCGCACGCAGGGCTTTCGGTCCCCGACTCGATGTTCTACTCGACGAGCTTCAGGACGCGCTGGTGGCGTAAGTGGGGGCGCGTGAGATGGCGAAGCGGGTGACGGCGGACGGGCCGGTCGATGGTCCTTGGACGTTGCCAAAGGAATGGTATTGGGAGCGGTTGGGCTCGTTTGTCTCGAAGGGTGGTACTTCGGTTACGCCAGGTCGAACACCAGATGAAAAATTTCAGCTTTACAGTGTTCCTAGCCATCCAACCGGTCACCCAGAAAGTATCGTCGGTCGCGAGATAGGGTCGGCGAAGCAGGCCGTTGCCGCTAACGACATTCTACTCTGCAAGATCAACCCCAGAATCAATCGTGTATGGAAGGTAATTGATCACGACACTGGTCGCTTGATCGCTTCTACGGAATGGATTCGATTTGCTCCTGATGAGCGGGTGGAGCCCGATTATCTTCGCTATTTTCTGATGCGAGACGCAGTTCGTAACTACCTTGCAGCGAACGCTTCGGGTGTAGGGGGATCGCTAACCCGTGTTCGACCATCGGTGGTTGAACCCATTCCTTTCCCGCTGACCTCAAGGGACCAACAGCGTCGGGTCGTTACCCGTATCGACGAACTGTTCGCCGAGATCGACGATGGCGAAGCGGCGCTGGCGCGGGCGCGAGACGATCTGGCGACGTGGCGCAAGGCGCTGCTTAAGGCCGCCGTCACCGGCGAGCTGACGGCCGACTGGCGGACCGCCAATGCGTCCACCGAGACGGGCGCAGACCTTTCTGACCGCATTCTCGCGGAGCGGGCACGTCTTGCATCTAAACGTCTCGGCAAGCGGCGCGACAAAGCGCCAGAAGAGATCACGCCTGCGCAGCAACGGCTTCTATGGCCTGCCCCAGACGGCTGGACTTGGATGCAGCTGGGAGCTTTTTCTTTCGTCACAAAGCTGGCTGGCTTCGAATATACGAAGTTCGTTCGATATGACGACGACGGTGACCTGCGGGTAATTAAGGCGGAAAATGCCGGCCCGCACGGGTTTAAGGAGACGAACTATTCACGCGTTCGATCTTCCTCCGTGGCTGAACTGACGCGCTCGCGCTTGCATGGTGGCGAACTGCTCATGGTGTTCGTGGGGGCGGGAACCGGAAACGTCGCGACAGTGCCAGAGGGTGAGGACTTTTTCCTAGGACCGAACATCGGCATGATGCGGGTGGAAACTGACACCGTCTCGCCTCGCTTCGTTGAGCTGTTCCTCAGATCGCCAGTCGGGAAGGCCCTCGCGACTGCAGCGATGAAGGCTGTAGCTCAGCCATCGCTCTCGATGGGGACGATCCGCCAAATACCGGTGCTGCTGCCGCCTGCGGCGGAACAGGGAGAAATATTGCGCCGGGTGGAACAGGCCCTGACAGCTGCTGCCGATTGTGGAACTGACGTTCGCAACCAGCAAAGCGCCGCCGCCACCCTCCGCCAATCCATTCTTGCCGCCGCCTTCCGTGGAGAACTCGCATGAACGAACAGGCGCTGGTCGCGAAGGTGTGGAACTACGCGCACGTCCTGCGCGACGACGGCGTGTCCTATGGCGACTATCTTGGCCAAATCAGCTTTCTGCTGTTTCTCAAGATGGACAAGGAGCGCACCGACGCGCTGGGCGAGGCCTCTGCGTTGCCGGCCGATGCCAACTGGGACACGCTGGCGGGTCGCGCGGGCGAGGATCTCGAGCGGACCTATCGCCGCATCCTCGACACACTGTCGAAGCGCACCGACATAGTCGGCACGCTGTTCCTGAAGGCCGAGAACAAGATCGGCGATCCGGCCAAGCTCCAGCGGCTGGTGACGCTGATCGGCGCCGAGACGTGGATGGGCCTCAACGTCGACGTGAAGGGCACGATCTACGAAGGGCTGCTGGAGCGTAACGCGGGCGAGGTGAAGTCAGGCGCTGGCCAGTATTTCACGCCGCGTCCCCTGATCGAAGTCATCACCCAGCTCGTCGATCCCGAGCCGGACGACACCGTCCACGATCCCGCGGTCGGCACCGGCGGCTTCCTGCTCGCCGCCTACGACCATATGAAGGCAAAGCCCGCTGCCAAGGACCGGCGGGTCGCCGCCGCGCTGCGCGCCGACAAGCTGTCGGGCACTGACATCGTCGCCGAGGTGGTGCGGCTGTGCGCGATGAACCTCTACCTGCACGGAATCGGCGGCGCGACTTCACCGGTGCAGCAGAAGGACGCGCTGCTCGATCGCGGCGACAAGGCATTCGACGTCATCCTGACCAACCCGCCCTTCGGCAAGCGCCAGTCGTTCCGCATTGTCCGCGAGGATGGCGGGATTGACAGCGAGCGCCAGGATTATGTCCGCGACGATTTCACCGTCACCACGGGCAACAAGCAGCTGAACTTCCTCCAGCACATCATGTCGATCCTGAAGGTCGGCGGCAGTGCGGCCGTCGTGATGCCGGACAATGTTCTATTTGAAGGCGGTGCAGGCGAGACGCTGCGCAAGCGACTGCTCGAGGAGTTCGACTTTCACACTCTGCTGCGGCTTCCGACCGGCATCTTCTACAGCCAGGGAGTGAAGGCCAACGTACTATTCTTCGACCGCGCTACGCCCGGCACAGGCATCGCAACCCGCGCCCTGTGGGTATACGATCTGCGCACGAACCAGCGCTTCACCCTGCGCGAGCGCCCGCTGAAGCGGGCGGACCTCGACGATTTCGTAGTGAGCTACGGCTCCAAATACGGGCGCGCTAAGCGGGCAGAAACCGGGCACTTTCGGCGCTTCGAATACGAGGAACTTGTAAAGCGCGACAAGTTGAACCTCGACCTGTTCTGGCTGAAGGACGCCAGCGCCACCGACCCGGACACGCTGCCCCCTCCCGCCGAGATCGCCGCAGAGATCGTCGACAGCCTGGAGACAGCATTGGAGAAGTTTCGGAGCGTCGCCGCTAAGCTAAGTCCGCAGACCTGACCGCGCGCTCCCTGAACGGCATTCGAAAAGATGGAGTGGTGGGGAGGAATCGAACCTCCCCCTTCGGCGTCTCTCGGCTCAGATCGACCTGTTCCCGCTGAAGCCATTGCTAACGTGTATCGCGCCCCCAACCAGGGACCACAGCGCCGTGCGCGTTACCACGTTCACAAAGCTACGTAGTGTTTCCATCTTCACCTCCATCGAGAACTTGAGGGCCGTTAGGCTGATCTCAAGGGACATGGACTCTGTCAGGAGCACGACACACGCAACAATGGCCTTCAGAGGTTCGCTCAGTAACCCTAACGCCGAACTGAAGTGGTCATCTAAATGGGCGATCCCTTTGCGCCGTTCAAGGGAGCGTCTCACTCGAGTATACTCTTTCGAGGCAAATTTGTCGGACAGCTGTTCTCCGCGTGGAGTGTCTCATTTGGGGTGATAATGGCGTTGTGAGACGACACTCATTGTTGGTCTAGAACCTAATGAGACAGGTGTAGGATGTTGGTGGTTACGTTCGGGTCGGTTCAGTGGGTCAGTCGCTTGACGCGCAGCTCAAAGCGCTGGCGGAAGCTGGATGCGAAAAGGTGTTTTCAGAGGAGCGAAGCGGGACCAGTACACTGGGACGCCAAGAGCTCGAGCATGCGCTCTCTTTCGTGCGAGAAGGCGATGCACTGGTGGTGACGCGTCTCGACGGTCTCGCGCGTTCTGCTGCTGATCTGCATGCTATCGTAAAGCGCCTGACCGAGTGAGGAGTGGCGTTCCGGTGCTTGCAACAATTGGGCATGGATACAGCCACGGGCACGGGCAAGCTATTGCTGAGGGTACTGGCGTCTATCGCAGAGTTCGAGGCCGACATCCACCGGGAGCGTCAGCGCGAAGGGATCGACCGGGCGAAAGCCAATGGTGTCTATCGCGGCCGCAAGCCATCGATTGATCTCGCCGCCGTGCGTTCTCTGCGAAACGAGGGCATTGGACCATCGGAGATCGCAAAGCGCCTCGGAATTGGGCGCGCGAGCGTTTATCGCGTGTTGCGTGGCTGAACATCTCAGGAAGTCAGAGTGTTCTAGCAGAGGTCCTAGTGATGATGTCAAGCGCTTACCCGGATGCCGCCTATCCGCCGGCGGTTCCAACACTCTGACCCATCCACAGCCGATGACAGCACTCCGATCTACCAGGTGCCGGGAGTGTCTCGACACCTTTACCCTTCCAGAGCCGCTAGGGTACGAGGCCCAGCGTGGGTGCCCGAGACCTTCTCCCGGCTGAGGCGCCGGAATCAGGCTTGCTTACCCTTCCATAGGAGAGATTTGCATGGCTGACGTGCCTGCTTGGGTTCTTGTGCTCAACACCGCTCTTGCGGGTGGGCTTGGGTTTGGCGGCGCCTGGGTGGGGACGTTGACGCAGCGTCAGACCCGTCGCGAGGACGCCAAACGTGCGGACGCAGCGCTCATGCGAGACAAGGCGGGCGAGATCTTCACGGAGATGCGGGCCATCGAAGGTCAAGCGTTCGTCGCGGTCATGGATATGGTCAAGCTGTCGGCCGGGCTCGACGAGGATCAATCCGTCGGGAGTATGCCGCGGCTGGACACTCTCTACGCGCTGGTCGCCGTCTACTACCCCTCCATGCTGCCGATCCTTGATGCCCATGCGGAGACCGACGAACGCCATAGGAAAGAGGCGGTTGCGACCTTCCTACGCGGAAAGGATGGCGTCGAACCTACCCTAGCCTACAAGTTGCAGATCAACGCAGGCGCTCGCACCGCCCTCCTAGAGACGCTCGAAGCCATCCGAGCACAGCTCGTGATCGAGGTTCAGAAGTTCGTCCCTACGCCCGGATGACTGGCCATCGATTAGCAGGGGGCGCGATCTCAGGGTGTGGTGCTTCCGCTGCGCGCGTGGTGAGCGGTTCGACGCAATCATCTGGCAAGTGTTTGAAGCTCGGAGCTAGTCCATGCAGCTACCGGAGGCCAGGCGTTGCGTCATGTGCAGAGGATGCCGGTCGTCAGACGCTGTTCTGATCGTGCCTGCGATACGGCCGAAGAAGGATCACTCGTCACCGTCATGGACTAAATCGTGGGTAACTTCCATGTCGTGCGCTCCGCGCAGAATCGGAAGAAGTGACTAGCCGCCTTGATCGTCTCGGTTGGACTTAGGCTTGCCGAAAAACTCTATAGTTGGGCGAGGTACGATCATGTCTGTGATGTCGCGACTCCCAAAGTTCGTCATGACCTTGTAAGCGGCTCGATAGCGATCTTCATGATCTACAATTTTCGCCGGCATTGAGTGAATAAGACCGGCAGGTAGCTCACCGCCATCGTGATCGATAATGAACGGGTCAAACAGGTCCACCAGATCATCCAGGCTGAGCTCTCCGTTGACAGCATCATAGACCGCTTGCGACATAGTGCGAACGTCTGGAGCGTCGAAGGTGTATCCGTTGTTTCGGAGGAAGAGCTCCATGCCGATCAGAGCCACGCGCTTATTGCCCTGAATGAACGCGTGCGCCTCTGCGATCGCCAGTAGCGTCATGCAGGCGAGGACAATAATGTCATCCTCGCCATAAGCATGAGCGTTGATAGGACGCCCACATGCAGCCTCAAGCGCACCTGGAATCGCAATCATGTGCGGCTCACCAGTGCGCTCTACGATGCCTTTGTTGAGGGCGACCAGCTCAGGCGGCAGTAGCCAGACTGGCTCTTGGCTCATTCAGCCAAGTGGGCCATTACCGTTGGGAAGCGGTCGTGCATCTCTGCAACCAGTTGCACAGGATCGACACGCTTGCCGTTACCGCGAGCGACACGCTTCATGCGACGCTTTACGGGAGCATCGGTGAGGATGTAGCGAGTTGCCATTCCGTGCTCCTCCTGTTGCAGGTGTGCACACCTGTGTGATGACGGTTGTGTCAATATATCGAGTTAGACAACACTCGAGTCAAGAATTGATTGATAAAGTCAAAAAAGTCAGCGCGTCTGACTCAGGCCGGACACGTTTCGTCCTGTTGCGCACGCTTCGTATGAGAGCCACAGAATCACACCTGAGTGAGGCGCCGGCGAGCAGCCAAGAGCCGCTGCGCCATCAAGCGGCTGAACGCGTCCAGCAGGAGCTGAGTAGACGCGCAATCGAACTCCCCCCATCTCAAGCGAACCTCACGTGTCTCGATCACAAGCCAAGGCCGACACTGGCAACATCGCTGACGCGAGGCTGGTTCGCCTTCATGGCCGTGCAACCCAGGAGTGCGTGTCCATACACGAACCCTGCGCAGCGCGTCCTGGCTGCCAGGCTATGAGGAAGCCAAGCGTACCGCGAGCGGGAATGAGGGTGTATCGGAAACCACCGATTACGTGCCACTTACCCGACATGTATCGGAATATAGGTTGACGATAGTTCCGATACGCTGCTACTTACGAGCCACACTTTCGATACAGGAGTCGTTCGCATGGCCCGCACGTTCGCATACTGCCGCGTCAGCACCGCTGATCAGACCACCGAGAACCAAGTGCGGGAGATTGATGCAGCGGGGTTCAAGGTCGAACCTAAGCGCGTCATCACCGAGACTGTCTCAGGTTCCGTTGCAGCGATGGAGCGCAAGGGTTTCGCTAAGCTGGTAGATCGACTTGAGGACGGTGACGTTCTGATCGTCACTAAGCTGGATCGCCTAGGCCGCAATGCCATGGACGTTCGTGCGACTGTGGAGGCGTTGGCAGCGCAAGGTGTAAGGGTGCACTGCCTTGCCCTTGGCGGGGTAGATCTCACTAGCGCAGCTGGGAAGATGACAATGGGCGTGCTGTCGGCGGTCGCTGAGTTCGAGCGGGACCTGCTGATCGAACGGACACAAGCTGGCCTTTCGCGTGCCAAGGCAGAGGGTAAGGCATTGGGTCGTCCTTCTGCACTCAATATGGAACAGAAGCAGCTCGTGATTGCCAGCCGCAGAGAGGGTGTATCTCTCGGAGCATTGGCGAAGCAGTTTGGCGTTAGCCGTGCGGCGATTCAGCGAATCGAGAAGCAGACTTAGGTAGTCTAAGGATCAGGTAGGAACGGTATAGTCAATATGTCATACCTCAATCGCGACTAAAGGATGGGGCAAGCGCCCATTGATCCCAAATTAGTTGCCGCTCTCGGTTCAGGGCTGAATTTCATGCTAAATTTCGCCAGATTGCTACTTACAGTTGGTGCGGCGATCCGATAGCTTGTCACCCTGTCAACGTTGAAGGTAGCTCTATGCCGGGGTTCGGTCTCGACAAGCCGATAGTGACTAAGATGGTCAACGACTTAGACGTTGCACACGTCCGTCAGGACCAATTTTCAGATTTTTTCATTCTGCCGCAGTTGGATGCGATTTATGCACACTGCGC
Encoded here:
- a CDS encoding DEAD/DEAH box helicase family protein; this translates as MNTTPEALARKVIDGQLAAAGWVVQDRAELNRTASLGVAVREFPLATGPCDYLLLVAGKACGVIEAKAAGTTLSGVAEQARGYQPQPQQPLAKWSDPLRFDYEASGTEILFADRVDPLHRSRHVFAFHRPETLHEWLKAGSSLRARLTEMPALVSDGLRDCQVEAVEGLEASLASDRPRAFVRMATGAGKTFTAATLAYRLLAHADARRILFLVDRNNLGRQTLKEFQTFRPPGTGRLFTELYNVQRLGPAGLDAPAKVVISTIQRVFAQLTGTDLSEEDEEASDFERRWTAPPKTVTYSATLPPETFDIVVVDECHRSIYGSWRQLLDYFDAQIIGLTATPTVQTAAFFDENIVADYPYEKSIADGVNVPFDIYRIRTQIGEHGGRVEKGYTLPVRDRHTRAQTYRLLDDDLTYTPQDLDRSVIAQNQIRTVLEAYRDTLFTELFPGRTEVPKTLIFAKDDNHAEEIVRTVREVFDQGNDFAKKITYKVGAKYAETVIAEFRNAYNPRIAVTVDMIATGTDVKAIEALIFLRDVRSAVYFEQMRGRGVRTIDSATLATITPDARVKDRFVLIDAVGVTDSLKTQAIPLEREHGVAFDKLLEQIASGRSDEDAVATLAGRLARLNRKLDDAGKARIEAIAGKPLTALAGELVDSINADAIEDAARQRHGATVTDAEIEAVATERREAALAAYNNPALRRVLIELKKASEVIIDDISRDVVISSAWDAGQATTMTTDFGRFLDEHRNELTALRILYGLPAATKRLTYDSLVDLRVAMMRPPWLLEPLALWSAYRRLSADKVRANPAKTLTDIVALVRFAMGTSETLIPLSSDMAGRFNLWLGREQRAGRIYTQEQLGWLEAIRDYLAANIELTTADIQDQFGARGGILGARRAFGPRLDVLLDELQDALVA
- a CDS encoding class I SAM-dependent DNA methyltransferase, whose translation is MNEQALVAKVWNYAHVLRDDGVSYGDYLGQISFLLFLKMDKERTDALGEASALPADANWDTLAGRAGEDLERTYRRILDTLSKRTDIVGTLFLKAENKIGDPAKLQRLVTLIGAETWMGLNVDVKGTIYEGLLERNAGEVKSGAGQYFTPRPLIEVITQLVDPEPDDTVHDPAVGTGGFLLAAYDHMKAKPAAKDRRVAAALRADKLSGTDIVAEVVRLCAMNLYLHGIGGATSPVQQKDALLDRGDKAFDVILTNPPFGKRQSFRIVREDGGIDSERQDYVRDDFTVTTGNKQLNFLQHIMSILKVGGSAAVVMPDNVLFEGGAGETLRKRLLEEFDFHTLLRLPTGIFYSQGVKANVLFFDRATPGTGIATRALWVYDLRTNQRFTLRERPLKRADLDDFVVSYGSKYGRAKRAETGHFRRFEYEELVKRDKLNLDLFWLKDASATDPDTLPPPAEIAAEIVDSLETALEKFRSVAAKLSPQT
- a CDS encoding helix-turn-helix domain-containing protein, with the translated sequence MDRAKANGVYRGRKPSIDLAAVRSLRNEGIGPSEIAKRLGIGRASVYRVLRG
- a CDS encoding type II toxin-antitoxin system death-on-curing family toxin, whose amino-acid sequence is MSQEPVWLLPPELVALNKGIVERTGEPHMIAIPGALEAACGRPINAHAYGEDDIIVLACMTLLAIAEAHAFIQGNKRVALIGMELFLRNNGYTFDAPDVRTMSQAVYDAVNGELSLDDLVDLFDPFIIDHDGGELPAGLIHSMPAKIVDHEDRYRAAYKVMTNFGSRDITDMIVPRPTIEFFGKPKSNRDDQGG
- a CDS encoding recombinase family protein, giving the protein MARTFAYCRVSTADQTTENQVREIDAAGFKVEPKRVITETVSGSVAAMERKGFAKLVDRLEDGDVLIVTKLDRLGRNAMDVRATVEALAAQGVRVHCLALGGVDLTSAAGKMTMGVLSAVAEFERDLLIERTQAGLSRAKAEGKALGRPSALNMEQKQLVIASRREGVSLGALAKQFGVSRAAIQRIEKQT